The window CATGATGTTGGCCTTTGCAATGCTGGTATCATAGAAGGCcataatatgcaaatcagctcTCCAACCAACCAAAGTTAGACTGCGgtactgtgtgctgtgagtaTCTTGACCAATCACCAATCATTTGAAAAGCATTCATGGAATCTAAGGCACAATGTACCTTGTCTTTGTTCTCAGTTGAAGCTCCAGCCTCCAGAAGCCTCTTCATGACTTCAATGTGACCGTGAAAGCAGGCTTTGTGCAGAGCAGAGCGCTTGaactgaaagagagacagaaagagagagagagattcataTTAGTACATACGACTATAAcataacagcagcagaagatGTTCCATTTACCCCAGATGTGCTCAGTCAGCCAGGACATGTGTAGTGCTCACATTTTACATTCCtagtttagtttagtgctgAAAGTATGAGGCTAACAtcgctaacaaacactagaagtcaatagtcacccaaatctgcTCCGTAAAAAAAAATCCGTCCCCAGCTCTTTGTTAAGGTTGTGTGCACGCTTGTCGATGTGGTTAAGACACAGTATGAATTACTGTgaactattaaaataaaaaaaattaaaaaacgcaaagcaaaacaaaaccagatttgggtgactattgacttctagtcaTTGTCATCAACACTAACGTCTTTGCTCCAGCactaaactgaagaagcaaaatttggacaccaaacaagACTTGGGTGACTGAATTTGGAGAAAGGGgaacattttgtaaatgaaatcaaatttttcaccaaaccctttaaccctttaaaatccaggtttatttcatactaaagcgtattattcagtaagtacagcgacttcagtgcaaactaatggagctactcttaggttatagaggtgtgtaataaaacgttgggCTATGGCTTGTTAAGGGGTAATGACACTGTAACGATATCATATTTCCAGTCGTTTTGGTCCGTTCACTGTGAAACattcacatgatgtaaagggcagctggcttTTCAAATGGCGTTCGCCCAGGTAGTCGTGCTTTATTGGTATGTGTACATGAGGCCACGCTGTACACACCACCCGTCATAATGCTGAGGGAACAGCTACACTCACATGATCACAGGCATTGGGGTCTCCACCATCAGACAGGTACTTCTCCACCACAGCTAGCTTATTCTCCTCAGCAGCTTTGAGGAACATGGCCTGCTCCACTGTTTCTGGCTACAACACAAGAGTATTGGgttatatctctctgtctctctgtgtctctctttctctctctctctctctctctctctctctctctcacactctctctctctttctctctctcactctctctctctcattctctctcactcattctctctcactctctctctctctctctctctctctcactctctctctctttctctctctcactctctctctctctctctctctcactcattctctctcactcactctctctctctctctctctctctctctctctctctctctttctctctctgtctctctttctctctctgtctctcactctctctctctgtctttgtctctctttctctctctgtctctctctctctcacactctctctctttttctcactctctctctctttctcactctctctctcactctctctctctttctctctctctctctctctctcaccactaTCTCAGGTTCCGGTTCCTTCTTGTGAGCACGtatcttcctctctttcctcctcttcttcagcTCCAGGATGCTGAAGAGATCATCTACAGTCTCCAGCTTCAGGTGACCTAACCGGTCAATctaacagaaatgaaaacatttattatgCAGATACAAAGAGTAACTTTGTTAGTCATTTTTTATAGTTGTAATtactttaaatataatttcatatttcacttttCAATTTCACTTAAGCAGTTTacatttactggccactttatcggaaacccCTCCTTAGGTCTACAGTTAAAGATTGTAGCTACAACTTCTCTTggccatcctctagcccttcatcagtggtcagtttcagaAATACAGTTTCGCTGGGCGCTGTTTTCTAGCAACATTGGGTTGGAGTAGAACTTTGAGAACACCTGCTTAGTGGTTCTAAAAAGCACCAATAAGGGTCCCCTATTGGGCAAgccatagaaccttttttggtactatatagaaccgtttctGCTAAGATGGCACCGCACTGTGCCGTCCAGTGGGATGTTGATATCATGAGGCATTATTATTATGGAATCAAACTCGGCTTGCAAACTGAACTTGAAGGTGTTGTACAGCAACAATTGAAGTGTTCTATTCAGGTCTATTGTGTTCTTACATTGAGAGCGAGGTTGTCTTCGTCCTGGCTGTTCGCTGAGCTCAGATCGGTATGCGCTGAAAAGCCGTCCTGTTTCTCGCGATTGACCGCCGACTCATATTCTCCTGCCCCGTACACTTCAGCACACGCACCTCCTGCCTCCTCCCCCTCACACCTCTTCCCCATGACCTGCAAATGGACAAAACACCTGTCAGTCTTTCTGCTTTTCGCCTCCAGGCCAATGTGTTTTTTATGGTTTGTTAAGTCAGGCTGGCTGGCCTTGAGATCAGGAATCTCCAAGTTATTCCCATGCAATCATTTGTGCCATTTAAAATCGGAGGACATTCCCTGGAGCAGCTGGGCTATTCGAGACACATCGGATCAGGTTTAATCACCCAGAGAGTTTTAGTAATAGCATACGTTAttctttcttactgtctgaCTTGCTGTCTGTATGGATGCACGGATGTTTATATGCATGCCAATCATCAGCATCTGCCCAGTGGCTTCTACTCTATGAACCGACTGTCATATGGcagtcttgggctggaggtcagggaaccggccttgtgaccagagggttgctggtttgatccccagagccaacagcacatgactgaggtgtccttgagcaagacacctaacccccaactgctccccaggtgctgcggattgggctgcccaccactctaggcaagtgtgctcactgccccctagtgtgtgtgtgtattcactagtgtgtatgtggcatttcacttcacggatgggtaaattgcggaggtgaaatttccccgttgtgggactaataaaggtcacttaacATGGCTTAACCTACAAGATGCAAACTTACTGCTTCCAAAAAATGTTCAACTGCCTAAATAACTGAACACTCTTGAACcaattcatgcttaaatggtcctttgctctgtgaaatagttcttcagattgatggagaacatgcaggagaaccgtagcaccaaaaaggatctGCTATTGTTCCAAGCTTgacgtaacaatagcagaactgtTTTGGCGCTATACTGAACCGTATATATAACCGTTGAGTCAGCTTACTTAAGTAGATCATTTACTTGCACTTTCCTGATATTGGCTATGAAACAGCTCCATTATTCCATGGAATGTTATATATAGTAACAAACGAACAGCtgcatgtcgctgctgttggatcaaaaccgcGTATCTACagaaaagtaactttacagcagaaagaaaaaacggatgttacttttaatgtacgtcaatggaaccagatgtttttccatgtcattGTGGCCCATTTCCTTTGCTCTgttcatcacaatatttatacacaatgtaaaggacaacaggcacttccaaattatgtcaaaaactgataaaCGACAAAagcggagatacgaggttttgttccgacagcagcggcATCCTTTCACCAGCTGATAGCATGCATGGCTGTAGGCCGCAGTGATAAACCTGAATACAGAACACCATCATGGTGAGAATAACGTGTAAAATGCGTCCAGAAGTATCTTTTTAGCCCAAGAccatcatcgctgtccaaagacagagagaacctCCAAACACGTTAATATAAAGACATTCTGCTTCTTAATTTGTAATGTTCAACAATGACAACACAGTACAGTAGAAACTAATAGAAGACAAGTCTTTGATTTGGACTC is drawn from Pygocentrus nattereri isolate fPygNat1 chromosome 10, fPygNat1.pri, whole genome shotgun sequence and contains these coding sequences:
- the ankrd1a gene encoding ankyrin repeat domain-containing protein 1, translating into MGLLRVEDLVMGKRCEGEEAGGACAEVYGAGEYESAVNREKQDGFSAHTDLSSANSQDEDNLALNIDRLGHLKLETVDDLFSILELKKRRKERKIRAHKKEPEPEIVPETVEQAMFLKAAEENKLAVVEKYLSDGGDPNACDHFKRSALHKACFHGHIEVMKRLLEAGASTENKDKLDATAVHWACRGGSLPVLELLLNEGGKISSRDKLYSTPLHVAVRTGHYECAEHLIHCGADIGAKDRDGDTPLHDAVRINRFKMIQLLLMYGASMKTKNNDGKTPMESLFVWQNGAKNILCNFKEDAASPTQ